Proteins from a genomic interval of Rhodococcoides fascians A25f:
- a CDS encoding LysR family transcriptional regulator: protein MRRETIGLLPLLPTLVAVADTEHITDAAHVLGVPQPTVSRQVARASAILGVDIVERRGRGIVLTSVGRVLIPYLQRALSDLDAGIDAMTEHDARARGRIAVAFQNTLGEDVVPALIRQFRVDHPAVTFDLDQGARARCLERLADGASDLAFVSLSAEHTDANSFQLYDERLMLVVPSDHRFASRRTVDLADTADENYIAMGHGFGMRSICDELWADAGFSPRIAFEGQDTHTVRGLVGAGLGIAILPRIRAHGGEGGTVDIGLTQPAARRRIGMVWNPRADLPRQVASFRSMVQRSGRTLVIR, encoded by the coding sequence ATGCGGCGCGAAACGATCGGGCTGTTGCCCCTATTGCCGACGCTCGTCGCGGTAGCCGACACCGAACACATCACCGACGCCGCTCACGTTCTCGGCGTTCCACAACCCACCGTCAGCCGTCAGGTCGCTCGCGCGTCGGCGATCCTCGGCGTCGACATCGTGGAACGACGCGGCCGCGGCATCGTGCTCACCAGCGTCGGACGCGTGTTGATCCCGTACCTGCAGCGAGCGTTAAGCGACCTCGACGCCGGCATCGACGCCATGACCGAGCACGACGCCCGAGCCAGGGGCCGCATCGCCGTGGCGTTCCAGAACACTCTGGGCGAGGACGTCGTACCCGCGCTGATCCGTCAGTTCCGCGTCGACCACCCGGCCGTCACGTTCGATCTGGACCAGGGCGCCCGCGCACGCTGCCTCGAGCGGCTCGCCGATGGGGCGTCGGACCTGGCGTTCGTATCTCTCAGCGCCGAGCACACCGACGCCAATTCGTTCCAGCTCTACGACGAGCGGCTGATGCTCGTCGTGCCCTCCGATCATCGCTTCGCGTCGAGAAGAACCGTCGATCTCGCCGACACTGCAGACGAGAACTACATCGCCATGGGCCATGGTTTCGGAATGCGATCGATCTGCGACGAGTTGTGGGCCGACGCCGGCTTCAGCCCGCGCATTGCATTCGAGGGCCAGGACACCCACACCGTGCGCGGACTGGTCGGTGCCGGTCTCGGGATAGCCATCCTGCCGCGAATCCGTGCGCACGGCGGTGAGGGCGGGACCGTCGACATCGGCCTCACCCAACCCGCGGCACGCAGGCGCATCGGCATGGTGTGGAATCCCCGAGCCGACCTTCCGCGCCAGGTGGCCAGTTTTCGGTCGATGGTGCAACGCAGCGGTCGAACACTCGTGATTAGGTGA
- a CDS encoding alpha/beta fold hydrolase produces MDRGDRIEPSALFPVKHPPGRFVEVDGQRLHVLVRGSGPTVVLCGGLGSNWFDWQDTVDILGHKHHVVVIDRPGFGLSDPLPAGVTPTVRGEAERILGVLDALGVTEPAVVAGHSIAGFYAEAVARMYPSRICGVLLLDSSAESDPRRIIPAAVRIEAARRIAAVLSGTGLQKLVGPRVRRVLNQATPPDGIPQETFDWVDDIYRRPTYLAAALTEDVVYPDLAVELNRIRKQFRLDVPVIVAAAHTGRPSPWGKRWIRTQRKLAAYLQADFTVVMPAHHHAMIDKPAEVAALIAELV; encoded by the coding sequence ATGGACCGTGGAGACAGAATCGAGCCCAGTGCGTTGTTTCCCGTGAAACATCCGCCGGGACGCTTCGTCGAGGTCGACGGCCAGCGCCTCCACGTACTCGTGCGCGGCTCCGGCCCCACGGTTGTCCTGTGCGGCGGACTCGGCAGCAACTGGTTCGACTGGCAGGACACCGTCGACATTCTGGGCCACAAGCACCACGTCGTGGTCATCGACCGTCCCGGCTTCGGACTCAGTGATCCGCTTCCCGCCGGTGTCACCCCCACCGTGCGGGGCGAAGCCGAACGCATTCTCGGAGTTCTCGACGCGCTCGGCGTCACCGAACCGGCGGTGGTTGCCGGCCATTCGATCGCAGGCTTCTATGCCGAGGCTGTCGCCCGGATGTACCCGTCTCGCATCTGCGGGGTTCTGCTTCTCGACTCCAGCGCCGAATCCGACCCGCGACGCATCATCCCGGCGGCCGTGCGCATCGAGGCCGCACGCAGGATCGCAGCGGTGCTCAGTGGAACCGGCCTGCAGAAACTGGTCGGCCCCCGTGTTCGACGCGTCCTCAATCAAGCAACGCCGCCCGACGGCATACCGCAGGAAACGTTCGACTGGGTGGACGACATCTACCGCCGGCCCACCTATCTCGCCGCCGCGCTGACCGAGGACGTCGTGTATCCGGATCTCGCTGTCGAACTGAATCGCATTCGTAAGCAGTTCCGACTCGACGTCCCCGTTATCGTGGCGGCCGCACACACCGGCAGGCCGTCGCCGTGGGGCAAGAGATGGATACGAACGCAGCGCAAACTCGCCGCCTACCTGCAAGCGGATTTCACCGTCGTCATGCCCGCCCATCACCACGCCATGATCGACAAGCCTGCCGAGGTCGCGGCCCTCATCGCCGAACTGGTGTGA
- a CDS encoding beta-ketoacyl-ACP synthase III, with the protein MGAISTTQGRQSKLLGLGVHRPERVVTNDEICEFIDSSDEWIQTRSGIKNRRFADPKENVVEMSIAAGRKALEASGITADQVDTVIVATSTHLELTPQAAAKVAHGLGTKGPAAFDICAGCAGFCYSLAVASDLVKAGTSKYVLVIGAEQLSVTTDPYDRTTRFIFADGAGAVVVGQSDETEIGPAVWGSDGSQSDAIVQTTDWYDYITEEGLERPWIRMNGISVFRWAAFEMGKAAQRVLDVAGIKTDELHAFIPHQANSRITELLAKSLNLADGTPVANDIAETGNTSAASIPLAMEELLRTGKAKAGDTALLLAFGAGLSYAGQVVKLPNL; encoded by the coding sequence ATGGGTGCGATCAGCACAACGCAGGGACGACAGTCGAAACTACTCGGACTCGGCGTTCACCGCCCCGAGCGAGTCGTGACCAACGACGAGATCTGCGAATTCATCGACTCGAGCGACGAGTGGATCCAGACGCGATCGGGAATCAAGAACCGGCGCTTCGCCGATCCCAAGGAAAACGTCGTGGAGATGTCCATCGCGGCAGGCCGTAAGGCGCTCGAAGCCAGCGGAATCACGGCCGACCAAGTCGACACCGTCATCGTCGCCACGTCGACTCATCTCGAGCTGACCCCTCAGGCCGCCGCAAAGGTGGCACACGGCCTCGGCACCAAGGGGCCGGCCGCATTCGACATCTGCGCCGGCTGCGCAGGCTTCTGCTACTCCCTCGCCGTCGCATCGGACCTGGTCAAGGCCGGAACGTCCAAGTACGTCCTGGTCATCGGCGCAGAACAGCTCAGCGTCACTACCGACCCCTACGACCGCACCACACGATTCATCTTCGCCGATGGCGCCGGTGCCGTGGTGGTCGGACAGAGCGACGAAACCGAGATCGGGCCCGCCGTCTGGGGCTCGGACGGCTCGCAATCCGACGCCATCGTCCAGACAACCGACTGGTACGACTACATCACCGAGGAAGGCCTCGAGCGACCCTGGATCCGGATGAACGGCATCTCCGTCTTCCGCTGGGCCGCATTCGAAATGGGCAAAGCTGCGCAGCGTGTCCTCGACGTCGCCGGCATCAAAACCGACGAACTGCACGCCTTCATCCCCCACCAGGCCAACAGCCGCATCACCGAACTGCTGGCCAAGAGCCTGAACCTCGCCGACGGCACCCCGGTCGCCAACGACATCGCGGAAACCGGCAACACATCGGCAGCCTCGATTCCCCTGGCCATGGAAGAACTGTTGCGCACCGGCAAAGCAAAAGCAGGAGATACCGCACTCCTCCTCGCCTTCGGTGCCGGACTCTCCTACGCAGGACAGGTAGTCAAACTCCCCAACCTGTAG
- a CDS encoding TIGR03668 family PPOX class F420-dependent oxidoreductase → MKIDNEVQRFTDAPRAQLSTINPDGTPHLVPIVFAVTDTGDRIVTAIDWKPKTTQKLQRLDNIRADSAVSLIVDHYTDDWSQLWWIRADGNAHIAESSSTDGTAAIDALVAKYSQYKNNRPEGPVIIIEKLSWRSWSAS, encoded by the coding sequence GTGAAGATCGACAACGAAGTTCAGCGCTTCACCGACGCACCCCGAGCTCAGCTCTCCACCATCAACCCCGACGGCACACCACACCTGGTACCGATCGTGTTCGCCGTCACGGACACCGGCGACCGCATCGTCACCGCCATCGACTGGAAGCCCAAAACCACCCAGAAACTCCAGCGACTGGACAACATCCGCGCCGACTCCGCCGTCAGCCTCATCGTCGACCACTACACCGACGACTGGTCCCAACTCTGGTGGATCCGCGCCGACGGAAACGCCCACATCGCCGAATCCTCCAGCACCGACGGCACAGCGGCCATAGACGCCCTGGTCGCGAAATACAGTCAATACAAGAACAACAGACCTGAGGGCCCGGTGATCATTATCGAAAAACTGTCCTGGCGATCCTGGTCCGCTTCCTGA
- the lysX gene encoding bifunctional lysylphosphatidylglycerol synthetase/lysine--tRNA ligase LysX, which translates to MTATAVPSERSGSSVPRSFSPPERGRLREVPHIAGLVLGVFAAALFLWSLSPTLRYLVHAPREYVDRYYFDAPDTSLSWALVVGLLAAALASRKRIAWWLLTIYLVLLAITNVVEGMQDKDINSWIALAVHVVAAGLLISARKEFYTRVRRGAVWRALGVLVLGATIGTVIGWALVALFPGSLPESQTFLWAFNRVTALATVDNEQFDGRPNGFVNTALGLFGALALLGAVVTLFRSQRSSNALTGRDESALRGLLDKWGADDSLGYFATRRDKGVIFATSGKAAVTYRVEVGVCLASGDPIGNPEAWPHAISEWLDLAEKYGWTPAVMGASEIGATAYKRAGLSVLELGDEAILKTKDFNLNGREMRPVRQAVNRARKAGVVVTVRRHRDISSQEMTEIISCADAWRDTETERGFSMALGRLGDPLDGDCLLVQAVQGEKVVGVLSLVPWGRTGASLDLMRRDPASPNGVIELMVTELATGADHFGVSKISLNFAVFRAAFEEGSRIGAGPVLRIWRSMLVFFSRWWQLEALYRSNVKYLPEWEPRYLCFADNRVLPKVGIASAIAEGFLTLPTFRRASKHTGSHVAVPAALADAEDIHPDGSGPNTLADEPVPGRKRPDQVRVRMSKLERLRNEGIEGYPVAYPPTHTVGDAAASPQGTTVRIAGRILRIRDYGSVSFAVIRDWSSDIQVLFDRERVGDRIEEFDTDFDLGDLIEVSGTIGYSRRGELSLLATEWRMNAKCLHPLPDKYRGLTDPEARVRQRYVDLAINRDARSLLIARSNVVKSLRDSLGERGYMEVETPILQQVHGGANAAPFVTHINAYNLDLYLRIAPELYLKRLCVGGMEKVFEIGRVFRNEGADFKHNPEFTILEAYEAHSDYERAMVLCRELIQRAAVAAHGREIILRPDGPNGEMIEIDISGEWPVKTLHGAVAEKLGVPVEPETPLEELQRLCDENDIPYEKSWDAGALAQGMYEHLVEDYTEFPTFYKDFPTSMSPLTRPHRSIPGVAEKWDLVAWGVELGTAYSELTDPVDQRQRLTEQSLLAAGGDEEAMSLDEDFLQALEHGMPPTGGLGMGVDRVVMLITGGSIRETLAFPLAKPRQ; encoded by the coding sequence ATGACGGCGACAGCAGTTCCCTCGGAGCGGTCCGGATCCTCGGTTCCCCGGTCGTTTTCGCCACCCGAGCGCGGTCGTTTGCGCGAGGTTCCGCACATCGCGGGGCTGGTGCTCGGGGTGTTCGCGGCGGCGTTGTTTCTGTGGAGTCTGTCGCCGACTCTTCGCTATCTCGTTCACGCCCCTCGCGAATACGTCGACAGGTACTACTTCGATGCGCCGGATACGAGTTTGTCCTGGGCGCTCGTTGTCGGGCTGCTGGCGGCGGCGTTGGCGAGTCGAAAGAGAATTGCGTGGTGGTTGCTGACCATCTATTTGGTGTTGTTGGCGATCACCAATGTCGTCGAAGGTATGCAGGACAAGGACATCAATTCATGGATTGCGCTGGCGGTCCATGTAGTTGCGGCAGGGTTGCTGATCTCTGCGCGTAAGGAGTTCTACACCCGTGTCCGTCGCGGTGCGGTGTGGAGGGCGCTCGGCGTGCTCGTTCTCGGAGCGACCATCGGAACCGTCATCGGGTGGGCGTTGGTGGCGTTGTTCCCTGGGTCGCTGCCGGAAAGCCAGACATTTCTGTGGGCCTTCAACCGCGTCACGGCGTTGGCGACCGTGGACAACGAACAGTTCGACGGCAGGCCCAACGGCTTCGTCAACACGGCGTTGGGACTGTTCGGCGCATTGGCGCTGTTGGGGGCCGTGGTCACGCTGTTCCGATCGCAGCGCTCCAGCAACGCGCTCACCGGTCGCGACGAATCGGCGCTGCGCGGCCTGCTCGACAAATGGGGTGCCGACGATTCCCTCGGCTACTTCGCAACGCGCCGCGACAAGGGCGTCATCTTCGCCACCAGCGGCAAGGCGGCGGTGACGTATCGCGTCGAGGTGGGGGTGTGTCTGGCGAGCGGTGACCCGATCGGCAACCCCGAGGCCTGGCCGCATGCCATTTCGGAATGGCTCGACCTGGCCGAGAAGTACGGCTGGACCCCAGCTGTCATGGGGGCCAGCGAGATCGGAGCTACGGCCTACAAGCGCGCCGGGCTCAGCGTCCTCGAACTCGGCGACGAAGCAATCCTGAAAACCAAGGATTTCAACCTCAATGGACGCGAGATGCGCCCCGTGCGTCAGGCGGTCAACCGGGCTCGCAAGGCGGGTGTCGTGGTCACGGTGCGTCGTCATCGCGATATCTCCTCGCAGGAGATGACAGAGATCATTTCCTGCGCGGATGCGTGGCGCGATACCGAGACCGAGCGCGGATTTTCGATGGCATTGGGCCGGTTGGGTGATCCGCTCGACGGCGATTGTCTTCTGGTGCAGGCGGTTCAGGGCGAGAAGGTGGTGGGTGTTCTCTCCCTGGTGCCGTGGGGACGAACCGGCGCCTCGTTGGATCTGATGCGCCGCGATCCAGCGTCACCCAACGGAGTGATCGAGCTGATGGTGACCGAATTGGCCACCGGTGCAGATCATTTCGGTGTCAGCAAGATTTCGCTGAACTTCGCGGTGTTCCGCGCTGCATTCGAGGAGGGCAGCCGAATCGGTGCCGGTCCGGTGCTGCGGATCTGGCGCAGCATGCTGGTCTTCTTCTCTCGGTGGTGGCAGCTCGAGGCGCTGTATCGATCGAACGTGAAGTATCTGCCGGAGTGGGAGCCGCGCTACCTGTGCTTCGCCGACAATCGAGTGTTGCCCAAGGTCGGCATCGCGTCCGCCATCGCCGAGGGCTTCCTCACGCTCCCGACGTTCCGGCGCGCATCGAAGCACACCGGGTCTCATGTCGCGGTGCCCGCCGCTCTGGCCGACGCCGAGGACATCCATCCCGACGGCAGCGGACCGAACACTCTCGCAGACGAACCCGTGCCCGGCCGAAAACGTCCGGACCAGGTGCGCGTTCGCATGTCGAAACTCGAACGCCTCCGGAACGAGGGTATCGAGGGATATCCCGTCGCTTATCCCCCGACCCACACGGTCGGCGACGCGGCGGCCTCGCCTCAGGGAACGACGGTCCGGATCGCGGGCCGCATACTGCGTATCCGCGACTACGGCAGCGTGTCCTTCGCCGTCATCCGGGACTGGTCGTCCGATATCCAGGTGCTGTTCGACCGCGAACGCGTCGGCGACAGAATCGAAGAATTCGATACCGACTTCGACCTGGGTGACCTCATCGAGGTCAGCGGAACCATCGGGTACAGCAGGCGTGGTGAGCTGTCGCTGCTGGCCACCGAGTGGCGGATGAATGCCAAATGCCTACATCCCTTGCCCGACAAGTACCGCGGTCTGACCGACCCGGAAGCACGGGTGCGGCAACGCTACGTCGATCTGGCGATCAATCGCGATGCTCGCTCCCTACTCATTGCACGGTCCAATGTTGTGAAATCCCTACGTGATTCGTTGGGAGAGCGCGGCTACATGGAGGTCGAGACCCCGATCCTGCAGCAGGTGCACGGCGGTGCGAACGCGGCACCGTTCGTCACTCATATCAACGCCTACAACCTGGATCTGTATCTGCGGATCGCCCCGGAGCTGTATCTCAAGCGCCTGTGCGTGGGCGGTATGGAGAAGGTGTTCGAGATCGGCCGGGTGTTTCGCAACGAGGGCGCAGATTTCAAGCACAATCCCGAGTTCACGATCCTCGAAGCCTACGAGGCGCACAGTGACTACGAACGCGCAATGGTGTTGTGCCGCGAGCTGATTCAGCGGGCGGCCGTTGCGGCGCACGGTCGCGAGATCATCCTGCGTCCCGACGGCCCGAACGGGGAAATGATCGAGATCGACATCTCCGGCGAGTGGCCTGTCAAGACACTGCACGGTGCCGTCGCCGAGAAGCTGGGGGTACCCGTCGAACCGGAGACTCCACTGGAGGAGCTGCAGCGACTGTGCGACGAAAACGACATCCCGTACGAGAAGTCCTGGGATGCAGGGGCGCTCGCGCAAGGAATGTACGAGCATCTCGTCGAGGACTACACGGAGTTCCCTACGTTCTACAAGGACTTTCCGACGTCGATGTCACCGTTGACCAGACCGCATCGGAGCATTCCGGGCGTGGCAGAGAAGTGGGATCTCGTCGCGTGGGGCGTGGAACTGGGTACCGCGTACAGCGAACTGACCGACCCCGTCGATCAACGGCAGCGCCTCACCGAGCAGTCACTGTTGGCAGCCGGCGGCGACGAGGAAGCGATGAGCTTGGACGAGGATTTTCTGCAGGCGCTCGAACACGGAATGCCGCCGACCGGCGGTCTCGGAATGGGTGTCGACCGGGTGGTCATGTTGATCACCGGAGGCAGCATCCGTGAAACGTTGGCTTTCCCGCTGGCCAAGCCACGTCAGTGA
- a CDS encoding GNAT family N-acetyltransferase yields the protein MVAAPPDWIETERLVIRRESAHDSVIVADAIARNHTRLLPWMGWVTDESAQVATQVARIADAREQWDAGEMFDYGIFDLVDGSFMGKIGMHRRIGPHGIELGYWLDAEAEGRGVMTEATAALVREALELDGITRVEIHCDAANSRSQAVPERLGFALDRIEHRSIAAASETGRHMVWVYQPDRR from the coding sequence ATGGTCGCTGCGCCTCCCGATTGGATCGAGACCGAACGCCTCGTGATTCGTCGTGAGTCGGCGCACGATTCCGTCATCGTTGCCGATGCGATCGCTCGCAATCACACGCGGCTACTTCCGTGGATGGGGTGGGTGACGGATGAATCTGCCCAGGTCGCTACGCAGGTTGCTCGTATCGCAGACGCGCGTGAGCAATGGGACGCCGGCGAGATGTTCGACTACGGGATCTTCGACCTGGTCGACGGGTCCTTCATGGGCAAGATCGGTATGCATCGCAGAATCGGTCCGCACGGAATCGAATTGGGGTACTGGCTCGACGCCGAGGCCGAAGGACGTGGAGTGATGACGGAGGCGACCGCGGCGCTCGTGCGGGAGGCACTCGAACTCGACGGCATCACGCGGGTCGAAATCCATTGCGATGCAGCGAATTCGAGGAGCCAGGCCGTACCCGAGAGGCTCGGTTTCGCCCTGGACCGCATCGAGCATCGATCGATCGCGGCGGCATCCGAAACCGGCCGACACATGGTGTGGGTGTATCAGCCGGATCGTCGGTAG
- a CDS encoding PPOX class F420-dependent oxidoreductase produces the protein MPKPPLPDDAVELLKKPNPAVMAVVRADGTPITAPTWYLWEDGKIVLNFDASRKRLEHIRANPKVSISVLDEASWYTHVTVHGSIELQDDPDLVDIDRISTHYTGNPYPVRDQPRVTGYVTVDAYVGWGKLGT, from the coding sequence ATGCCGAAGCCCCCGTTGCCCGATGATGCTGTGGAATTGTTGAAGAAGCCGAATCCCGCGGTCATGGCTGTGGTTCGTGCCGATGGAACGCCGATCACCGCACCCACTTGGTATTTGTGGGAGGACGGGAAGATTGTGCTCAATTTCGACGCGTCTCGGAAGCGTCTCGAGCACATCAGGGCCAATCCGAAGGTCTCCATTTCGGTGTTGGACGAGGCCAGTTGGTACACGCATGTGACGGTGCACGGCTCGATCGAGTTGCAGGACGACCCGGATCTGGTGGATATCGATCGCATTTCGACGCATTACACCGGGAATCCGTATCCGGTTCGGGATCAGCCTCGGGTGACCGGATACGTGACCGTCGACGCGTATGTGGGCTGGGGCAAGCTCGGGACGTAG
- a CDS encoding MFS transporter: MTTTRTDVLEWEGHPRGSREYRRLVLALLFAGVATFAQLYSVQGILPLIAANLDITPSQSSLAVGLATVGVAVSVIPWSVAADRVGRVRAMTASILVATTLGLLVPLSPSLEVLLVVRFFEGAALGGLPAIAIAYLSEEVHRSHTALAAATYVSGTTLGGLLGRIVAGPVAEYTNWRIGTLTVSLIAALAAALFVWLAPKPRTTLAHSEIRDLPSRLWVNLREPGMLALYGQGFLLMGGFVAIYNFLGFRLEAVPFGLPQSLISLIFVAYLSGTVSSRVGGKLATKHGRSAVLAGATATMIVGVALTMASNLAVILIGLVILTMGFFAAHAIASGWTGQRAVHGRAQATSLYNLFYYGGSSIVGWLGGVVFQSLGWNALALFVIALAVVAGIWAACLGGRLARPVSVGR, translated from the coding sequence ATGACTACGACGCGTACCGACGTCCTCGAGTGGGAGGGACACCCCAGGGGATCGCGCGAGTACCGACGGTTGGTGCTGGCATTGCTGTTCGCCGGAGTTGCGACCTTCGCTCAGCTGTATTCGGTGCAGGGAATTCTGCCGCTGATTGCCGCAAACCTCGACATCACGCCGTCGCAGTCGTCGCTGGCCGTCGGTCTCGCGACGGTCGGGGTGGCAGTGTCGGTGATTCCCTGGTCCGTGGCGGCCGATCGCGTCGGCCGAGTGCGGGCGATGACGGCCTCGATCCTCGTCGCGACGACGCTGGGTCTGCTGGTTCCCCTGTCGCCCTCGCTCGAGGTGTTGCTGGTCGTTCGATTCTTCGAAGGTGCTGCACTGGGCGGACTTCCGGCGATTGCGATCGCCTACCTCAGTGAGGAAGTGCACCGCAGTCACACCGCACTCGCCGCCGCCACCTATGTTTCGGGGACGACGCTGGGCGGATTGCTGGGCCGCATCGTCGCCGGACCCGTTGCGGAATACACCAACTGGCGCATCGGCACGTTGACCGTCTCGTTGATTGCCGCGCTGGCCGCCGCGCTCTTCGTGTGGCTGGCCCCGAAACCGCGAACCACACTGGCACACAGCGAAATCCGCGACCTGCCGAGTCGGCTGTGGGTGAACCTACGCGAACCGGGAATGCTGGCGCTGTACGGCCAGGGCTTCCTGCTGATGGGCGGGTTCGTCGCGATCTACAATTTCCTCGGATTCCGGCTCGAGGCCGTGCCTTTCGGGCTACCGCAATCGCTGATCAGCCTGATCTTCGTGGCTTATCTGAGCGGTACCGTCTCGTCCCGAGTGGGCGGGAAGCTGGCGACGAAGCACGGACGATCAGCAGTTCTCGCCGGAGCCACCGCCACGATGATCGTCGGAGTGGCGTTGACGATGGCGTCGAACCTCGCCGTGATCCTGATCGGCCTGGTGATCCTGACCATGGGCTTCTTCGCCGCCCACGCCATCGCGTCGGGATGGACCGGGCAACGCGCAGTGCACGGCCGCGCTCAGGCGACCTCGTTGTACAACCTCTTCTACTACGGCGGATCGTCCATCGTCGGCTGGCTCGGCGGCGTGGTCTTCCAATCCCTGGGATGGAACGCGTTGGCGCTGTTCGTCATTGCGTTGGCCGTCGTCGCAGGAATCTGGGCTGCGTGCCTGGGCGGTCGGCTGGCGCGGCCAGTCTCAGTAGGTCGATGA
- a CDS encoding histidine phosphatase family protein — MQLVLVRHALPQRSETSADPALAELGVEQSRRVPDAVARFPISRVVASSQLRAVQTAQPLADRLGLTVEPDERLAEYDRDFGGYVPIETAKTEFREAFDRIKAGHLPEQVDEHAFRQRVLAGVADIVSASKHNDTVALFAHGGVINILLQDILHTPKVLGFPIDYCSVTRILFSRSGARSVSSVNETEHVWDLLPRNRQSTETS, encoded by the coding sequence ATGCAACTGGTTCTGGTGCGGCATGCGCTGCCGCAGCGTTCGGAGACCTCGGCCGATCCTGCTCTCGCCGAGCTCGGCGTCGAACAATCCCGGCGTGTGCCGGATGCGGTGGCCCGGTTCCCGATTTCTCGAGTCGTCGCGAGTTCCCAGCTCCGCGCCGTTCAGACGGCACAGCCGTTGGCCGATCGGCTCGGTCTGACCGTCGAACCCGACGAGCGCTTGGCCGAATACGATCGCGATTTCGGCGGCTACGTCCCGATCGAAACGGCCAAGACCGAGTTCCGCGAGGCCTTCGATCGCATCAAGGCCGGGCATCTCCCCGAACAGGTCGACGAGCACGCGTTTCGTCAGCGCGTGCTGGCCGGGGTGGCCGACATCGTGTCGGCGAGCAAGCACAACGACACCGTCGCACTCTTCGCCCACGGCGGCGTCATCAACATCCTGCTGCAGGACATCCTGCACACCCCGAAGGTCCTGGGTTTTCCGATCGACTACTGCTCGGTGACGCGCATTCTGTTCTCGCGGAGCGGTGCGCGATCGGTGTCCTCGGTGAACGAAACCGAGCACGTATGGGACCTGCTACCTCGCAATCGGCAATCCACAGAGACCTCTTAA
- a CDS encoding DUF4190 domain-containing protein, giving the protein MVNPQGEGSDPFDASDKDQPYPGQQQYPPYQNPQYQNPEFQNPQYPNTQYQNPQYPNPQYGNAPYAGGGYQTPAPTNTLAIVSLVLAILGLTFLPLIASVCAVVCGHLSRGQIKRTGEGGSGFATAGLVVGYVSIALFVIVVGAIILFAVAASTSSTY; this is encoded by the coding sequence ATGGTGAATCCGCAGGGCGAGGGCAGCGATCCGTTCGACGCATCCGACAAGGATCAGCCCTACCCGGGCCAGCAGCAGTACCCGCCGTACCAGAACCCCCAGTACCAAAACCCCGAGTTCCAGAACCCTCAGTACCCCAACACCCAATATCAAAATCCCCAGTACCCCAACCCGCAGTACGGGAATGCACCGTATGCCGGTGGGGGATATCAGACGCCCGCACCCACCAACACGCTGGCGATCGTCTCCCTCGTGTTGGCGATTCTGGGTCTGACGTTTCTGCCACTGATCGCGTCGGTGTGCGCCGTGGTCTGCGGCCACCTGTCGCGTGGTCAGATCAAGCGCACCGGCGAGGGCGGATCCGGGTTCGCTACGGCGGGCCTGGTGGTCGGGTACGTATCGATCGCGCTGTTCGTCATCGTGGTGGGGGCCATCATTCTGTTCGCGGTGGCGGCGTCGACCTCATCGACCTACTGA